The Euphorbia lathyris chromosome 2, ddEupLath1.1, whole genome shotgun sequence genome includes a window with the following:
- the LOC136219749 gene encoding uncharacterized protein: MDSCSQTARDFTSPFDVLMFDLDDTLYSSKVGIAEALRKNIDDFLVEKCGFAEDKALSLRVELFKTYGSSLAGLRALGYNIDADDYHSVVHGRLPYELIKPDCQLRNLLRSITQRKIIFTNSDRTHAIKVLKRLGLVDCFDQIICFETMNPNLSKSTRPDEFPVLLKPAMDAMKVAIHAADIDPNRTLFLDDNVRNVAAGKAIGLRTVLVGKTMKSKGADYAVENVNNITQVIPEIWMIGNENENQRISRTRSGMESMDSMLTVGA; the protein is encoded by the exons ATGGATTCCTGCAGCCAAACAGCTCGCGATTTCACCTCTCCTTTTGATGTCCTCATGTTTG ATTTGGATGATACTCTGTATTCTTCTAAGGTCGGAATAGCTGAAGCTCTAAGGAAGAACATCGATG ATTTTCTCGTTGAGAAATGCGGATTTGCAGAGGATAAAGCTTTAAGTCTCCGAGTTGAGCTCTTCAAAACTTACGGCAGTTCTCTCGCCGGTTTGCGG GCGTTAGGCTATAATATCGATGCTGATGATTACCACAG TGTTGTACACGGAAGATTGCCTTACGAATTGATCAAGCCAGATTGTCAATTACGCAACCTGCTGCGAAGCATTACTCAAAGGAAAATC ATTTTCACGAACTCAGATAGAACACACGCAATTAAGGTCCTAAAAAGGCTTGGATTAGTAGATTGCTTTGATCAGATCATATGCTTTGAAACGATGAATCCAAATCTGTCAAAATCAACTCGTCCTGATGAGTTCCCTGTTCTTCTAAAGCCTGCGATGGACGCAATGAAGGTTGCTATACATGCTGCCGATATCGATCCTAACCGCACG TTGTTTCTAGATGATAACGTCAGGAATGTGGCAGCAGGGAAAGCAATAGGGCTGCGCACTGTTCTGGTGGGCAAGACGATGAAGAGTAAAGGAGCAGATTATGCTGTAGAAAATGTAAATAACATAACACAAGTGATTCCCGAAATTTGGATGATCGGAAATGAGAATGAGAATCAAAGAATCAGCCGCACCCGGAGTGGAATGGAATCAATGGATTCTATGCTTACTGTTGGAGCCTAA